A region of Tigriopus californicus strain San Diego chromosome 7, Tcal_SD_v2.1, whole genome shotgun sequence DNA encodes the following proteins:
- the LOC131883366 gene encoding box A-binding factor-like, whose protein sequence is MPTHTSASSALVLSSRLWANSWQRPLKGVLLPWNLFGLGGWFVILIAYTMLTSSVQARVVPQYLRSVPESSYKIHPHHHHHHHHKHHHQQQQPQQQLQHQPERHHYASPQFQTDASLAHSGIWLNLAIPSTRDILNQSPSPGPAKTSLAPQPDLSRLVIHSAQTTSQPATDETLTYDSENKVEEERRLELDLEEHLRQALHRQARQAPNLCVKDETGKTETICQTCSEITNNPEGHHDCCRNIESAFSWCKRLYDFRSRFGG, encoded by the exons ATGCCTACCCACACGTCCGCCTCATCGGCTTTGGTCCTGTCCTCCCGCCTTTGGGCGAACTCGTGGCAGAGACCTCTCAAGGGAGTTCTATTGCCTTGGAACCTCTTTGGTCTGGGTGGATGGTTTGTGATTCTCATAGCTTACACAATGCTCACAAGTTCGGTTCAAGCACGGGTTGTACCACAGTACCTGAGATCTGTTCCCGAATCATCCTATAAAATACAtccccaccaccatcatcatcatcatcataaacatcatcatcagcaacaacaaccacaacaacagctaCAACATCAACCCGAGAGGCATCACTATGCCTCTCCACAGTTCCAGACAGATGCCAGCTTGGCTCATTCTGGAATTTGGTTAAACTTGGCGATCCCGTCTACCAGAGATATTCTCAATCAATCACCCAGCCCAGGCCCAGCCAAAACATCTCTAGCACCGCAACCTGATCTGTCCAG GCTAGTGATCCATTCGGCTCAAACCACATCCCAGCCAGCCACTGACGAAACTCTCACATATGACTCTGAAAACAAAGTGGAAGAGGAGAGGAGGCTAGAATTGGACCTCGAAGAACACCTGAGACAAGCCCTTCATCGTCAAGCCCGACAAGCCCCGAATTTGTGCGTCAAAGACGAAACG GGCAAAACGGAAACCATTTGTCAGACTTGTTCCGAAATAACGAACAATCCAGAAGGACACCATGATTGTTGTCGAAACATTGAATCAGCCTTCAGTTGGTGCAAGAGATTATACGACTTCAGGAGTCGGTTCGGTGGCTAA
- the LOC131883365 gene encoding zinc finger protein ubi-d4-like isoform X1 yields the protein MVLTLEVDAKRVKRLEKFMSDPAYKDYLEQATAFNRKLNEERKMRIPYIDGQTGVAQRHYHNQPHARQRMPPTSARRPGQVLAYPQKPWRKRSYQYLKFFLAPRRGGPLGALAGGPAAGGLAGGLEASGLPGAGLGLPGGVSGGPGFDPDAEMHTISQIENPTLNDESNHSSVGKSMGGADDHAKPEWYYEDDFEGEGPEDFNSDSDFEYEDYGSKKKKGKGKAKGKSASSSSSSMGNSGVSKGGTPSKRRTHADNIPDSEKPFSCELCGARYKTRPGLTYHYKNSHKDFDRSTLNIQPNNLGGGSGGTSGSSGGMSSHSNHAPHHHNTNSNSSTGSNSNHHHPLQQQSHAPPHVSSHAPSHHHLQQQQQHQQHSAMMMDDNAMHHGDQPGPAPTFTTLGAPVPSMSAGNSLSGMGSLERASNSSLTPPSTPGGAGGGVPGGQHDQSSMDGSGPSRGGSARKAATVAAAAFRETSNDMYSGGSMTTVQTPPDHMAAHRNNKTMSGKDRAPSLGYCDFCLGDATENKKTTQPEELVSCAECGRSGHPTCLQFSPNMLVSVKEYPWQCIECKCCTLCGTSENDDQLLFCDDCDRGYHMYCLIPPIKEPPEGSWSCKLCLERFHRK from the exons ATGGTCTTGACCCTGGAAGTGGACGCTAAACGCGTCAAGCGCCTCGAAAA ATTCATGAGTGACCCCGCCTACAAAGACTACCTGGAGCAAGCCACGGCCTTTAACCGCAAACTCAACGAGGAGCGCAAGATGCGCATTCCCTACATCGATGGCCAAACGGGCGTGGCTCAGCGGCACTACCACAACCAGCCACACGCCCGCCAGCGCATGCCACCCACCTCCGCTCGCCGTCCCGGTCAAGTCCTGGCTTACCCGCAAAAGCCTTGGCGTAAACGCTCCTACCAGTATCTCAAATTCTTCTTAGCTCCCCGTCGGGGCGGACCCCTGGGCGCGTTGGCGGGCGGACCCGCGGCCGGTGGCCTGGCCGGCGGCTTGGAGGCCAGCGGTCTACCCGGCGCCGGGTTGGGCCTGCCGGGTGGTGTCAGTGGCGGCCCGGGCTTCGATCCCGACGCCGAAATGCACACCATCAGTCAGATCGAGAACCCCACGCTCAACGACGAATCCAATCACTCCTCGGTCGGTAAATCCATGGGCGGGGCCGACGACCATGCCAAACCG GAATGGTATTACGAGGATGATTTCGAAGGTGAAGGCCCCGAGGATTTCAACTCGGATTCGGACTTTGAATACGAAGACTATGgcagcaagaagaagaaaggcaaGGGCAAAGCCAAAGGCAAGAGTgcttcctcgtcttcgtcaTCCATGGGAAACTCAGGG GTGTCGAAAGGTGGGACCCCTTCCAAACGCAGGACCCACGCCGATAACATCCCCGATTCTGAGAAGCCGTTCTCGTGCGAAC TGTGTGGGGCTCGTTATAAGACCCGACCTGGTCTGACGTACCATTACAAAAATTCACACAAAGATTTTGATCGAAGCACGCTGAATATTCAGCCGAATAACCTCGGCGGCGGGAGCGGTGGGACGTCGGGCTCAAGCGGGGGGATGTCCTCGCATTCCAACCATGCCCCCCACCACCACAATaccaacagcaacagcagcacTGGTAGCAACAgcaaccatcatcatcctctgCAACAACAGTCCCACGCTCCTCCTCATGTTTCCTCTCATGCTCCCTCGCACCATCATCtccagcagcagcaacagcatcaacaacacTCTGCCATGATGATGGATGACAATGCCATGCACCATGGCGACCAGCCCGGCCCCGCCCCCACTTTCACCACGCTCGGAGCGCCCGTCCCATCCATGTCTGCGGGCAACAGCCTCAGTGGCATGGGCTCTCTGGAGCGGGCGAGTAATAGCTCGCTGACGCCCCCTTCAACCCCTGGGGGTGCAGGCGGTGGGGTTCCCGGGGGACAGCACGATCAGTCGTCGATGGATGGATCAG GTCCCAGCCGAGGCGGATCTGCTCGAAAAGCAGCCACCGTGGCAGCCGCTGCCTTTCGCGAGACCAGCAACGACATGTACTCAGGTGGTTCTATGACCACGGTTCAGACGCCCCCAGATCACATGGCAGCGCATCGTAACAACAAGACCATGAGTGGCAAGGACCGGGCCCCTTCCCTAGGGTATTGTGACTTTTGCTTGGGCGATGCCACCGAGAACAAGAAGACCACACAGCCCGAAGAATTGGTCTCTTGCGCCGAGTGCGGAAGATCAG GTCACCCGACTTGCCTCCAATTCTCGCCCAATATGTTGGTGTCGGTGAAGGAGTACCCTTGGCAATGCATCGAGTGCAAGTGCTGCACGTTGTGCGGCACCTCCGAGAACGACGATCAACTCCTGTTCTGCGACGATTGCGATCGTGGTTACCATATGTACTGTCTCATTCCACCCATCAAGGAACCTCCCGAAGGATCTTGGTCGTGCAAGCTCTGTTTAGAACGTTTCCACCGGAAATGA
- the LOC131883365 gene encoding zinc finger protein neuro-d4-like isoform X2 codes for MVLTLEVDAKRVKRLEKFMSDPAYKDYLEQATAFNRKLNEERKMRIPYIDGQTGVAQRHYHNQPHARQRMPPTSARRPGQVLAYPQKPWRKRSYQYLKFFLAPRRGGPLGALAGGPAAGGLAGGLEASGLPGAGLGLPGGVSGGPGFDPDAEMHTISQIENPTLNDESNHSSVGKSMGGADDHAKPEWYYEDDFEGEGPEDFNSDSDFEYEDYGSKKKKGKGKAKGKSASSSSSSMGNSGVSKGGTPSKRRTHADNIPDSEKPFSCERPSRGGSARKAATVAAAAFRETSNDMYSGGSMTTVQTPPDHMAAHRNNKTMSGKDRAPSLGYCDFCLGDATENKKTTQPEELVSCAECGRSGHPTCLQFSPNMLVSVKEYPWQCIECKCCTLCGTSENDDQLLFCDDCDRGYHMYCLIPPIKEPPEGSWSCKLCLERFHRK; via the exons ATGGTCTTGACCCTGGAAGTGGACGCTAAACGCGTCAAGCGCCTCGAAAA ATTCATGAGTGACCCCGCCTACAAAGACTACCTGGAGCAAGCCACGGCCTTTAACCGCAAACTCAACGAGGAGCGCAAGATGCGCATTCCCTACATCGATGGCCAAACGGGCGTGGCTCAGCGGCACTACCACAACCAGCCACACGCCCGCCAGCGCATGCCACCCACCTCCGCTCGCCGTCCCGGTCAAGTCCTGGCTTACCCGCAAAAGCCTTGGCGTAAACGCTCCTACCAGTATCTCAAATTCTTCTTAGCTCCCCGTCGGGGCGGACCCCTGGGCGCGTTGGCGGGCGGACCCGCGGCCGGTGGCCTGGCCGGCGGCTTGGAGGCCAGCGGTCTACCCGGCGCCGGGTTGGGCCTGCCGGGTGGTGTCAGTGGCGGCCCGGGCTTCGATCCCGACGCCGAAATGCACACCATCAGTCAGATCGAGAACCCCACGCTCAACGACGAATCCAATCACTCCTCGGTCGGTAAATCCATGGGCGGGGCCGACGACCATGCCAAACCG GAATGGTATTACGAGGATGATTTCGAAGGTGAAGGCCCCGAGGATTTCAACTCGGATTCGGACTTTGAATACGAAGACTATGgcagcaagaagaagaaaggcaaGGGCAAAGCCAAAGGCAAGAGTgcttcctcgtcttcgtcaTCCATGGGAAACTCAGGG GTGTCGAAAGGTGGGACCCCTTCCAAACGCAGGACCCACGCCGATAACATCCCCGATTCTGAGAAGCCGTTCTCGTGCGAAC GTCCCAGCCGAGGCGGATCTGCTCGAAAAGCAGCCACCGTGGCAGCCGCTGCCTTTCGCGAGACCAGCAACGACATGTACTCAGGTGGTTCTATGACCACGGTTCAGACGCCCCCAGATCACATGGCAGCGCATCGTAACAACAAGACCATGAGTGGCAAGGACCGGGCCCCTTCCCTAGGGTATTGTGACTTTTGCTTGGGCGATGCCACCGAGAACAAGAAGACCACACAGCCCGAAGAATTGGTCTCTTGCGCCGAGTGCGGAAGATCAG GTCACCCGACTTGCCTCCAATTCTCGCCCAATATGTTGGTGTCGGTGAAGGAGTACCCTTGGCAATGCATCGAGTGCAAGTGCTGCACGTTGTGCGGCACCTCCGAGAACGACGATCAACTCCTGTTCTGCGACGATTGCGATCGTGGTTACCATATGTACTGTCTCATTCCACCCATCAAGGAACCTCCCGAAGGATCTTGGTCGTGCAAGCTCTGTTTAGAACGTTTCCACCGGAAATGA
- the LOC131883528 gene encoding mitotic checkpoint serine/threonine-protein kinase BUB1-like — protein MWNGSCPGEHPAFEGRAESGRLGVVGGWPGGPSGSERQRQRRQRQNYFEGEIRRSDLSDPLGVWCQYVDWIEQTYPKGGPEANLKLVLEQAIKTFKNDSEQNQDPRYCQIWIKYAHLSQAPLEMFDFMWSNQLCVSVPDFYVSWAWQLESAGNFKKAEKVFNQGLKRVDPKDGARERVERQYHLFQARVLQHTLQEPPPAQDPPPPATEERAVLASLRGHGKSQKVGSLRIGPAKMSDRPGPLASGPPEEPPPSNNGRKLPFAIHTDENDPAVSNFNQPIVPSHATGENLPFKKDQNRENELKAGKWTQKGGVIGRKSEAVPLDQIASKPAFAIHQDECDPLGSGPVSGTSSTATSGAVNPTDSRVLSVKKKEDLNHGDIPLAIFEDPDPSKHPMYCKHLVYQGGTEFSFEELRALKWRKRRQELQDEAVALEERRRILQEIEAQRIALKEEQESFQRMQEQSRHQQRERELELKRWQETVQSQEQEFKDSQTKAMERQQMEIQLLKDTLERQQIEFRRSQEEMMRSLQANKTAEQKIWNESMVKKVKSTADGSSSSSIRHEDPKTVPTESTSSCSASLLDDTASLVNANPLGKRSSGGAVEKSRSHHQPHETNKDGVNRLNSQRTPPRESSENSAANAFVQPSPTINTKEAFNLMKQMWGNPTPQPPTLIQSDKESPFRKKAKTSFPIYTDENVQMPPPPSSSTRTKSSSGTPFPIFVEEATPTSSASASSTAKSKTDFRVYTDENAPMSSGIKVKPTFPGFQSQKVDPECKENIPPPGTELPAVPSEMREKAGILQLAKNVPFIPLDIQEEQALQEDQEDSGNDQDDHDQEKGPRSPLSLERLPPRPPPPQSSSNNHKLASNPNMTLALPTMEAFEEMAQRVSTPYHGRHYTPTHEDDDGDTCAVEIVFKKPADKKPAAQVESSKSIPSPDQTQGNGTAPSEPEPTQPPPINPLSPIMETSREHNYKSSSSSGQSMMMAHQSTNKSHWGNTNLFQPRDAGLTTTQQHMNVTDARTPGGGLGLLSKSSVKAHPEMTVSSGYIADNSSARTPGYPLKADKKPLLTPVQPPIQTQASKPMMLNRYQGEEDEEDEEDEEMTGCVNILAQFKKDAGIASTSKPAQRSMLDHSKAPTSQATTMMMNGRSFAQDSLREDESILRDVEKASFLVAPPQSSHQRSHLPTPQTPSLMLSMASFRNDNDVSAFRPSNCGPELEVSPALETSRSSSSPAPNLDFTDLGQDVEVTAPAPKLEDTQQADDCRRSTAFSGVTSQLKTLDLNAVQDPFDEDLKRSLLSNLTVPVAKRHGYYRVYSPVPQIKPNREVQIGHNSFLVGSCQGEGSYGKVFKAMKKEDANPNETIADMDVVLKVQKPASEWEFYICSEIHQRLRDCHQDQNRFMTIPRCFNFDDGSVFVSEHQQATLLDVVNAMTNGLAKSMFETVALYYLHEMLTIAQQLQTVQIVHGDIKPDNFLIPAFPSINEDAQSGAEVFTTQSRLPTLQLIDYGRSIDMSLFPVGTTFTEVFQTQDLRTPEMLRGRPWSYQLDFFGIASTAHVLLHGSYLKLAQKSDDNAFFAPQAPLKRWHDGEFWRDFFDAFLNVPSVAELPNLPEWQSRIADLVFRKKIRNFSEVVSNMSLAMRR, from the exons ATGTGGAATGGGAGCTGTCCAGGAGAACATCCAGCCTTTGAAGGCCGGGCGGAAAGCGGCCGCCTTGGAGTTGTCGGTGGCTGGCCCGGCGGCCCATCTGGATCCGAGCGACAAAGGCAACGACGCCAACGCCAAAA CTATTTTGAGGGCGAAATCCGTCGATCGGATCTGTCCGACCCGCTGGGCGTGTGGTGCCAATACGTGGACTGGATCGAGCAAACCTATCCCAAGGGCGGGCCCGAGGCCAACCTTAAGTTGGTGCTCGAGCAGGCCATCAAGACGTTCAAGAACGATTCCGAGCAGAACCAAGATCCCCGCTATTGCCAGATCTGGATCAAATAT GCACATTTATCCCAAGCTCCCTTGGAAATGTTTGACTTCATGTGGAGCAATCAACTCTGCGTTAGTGTGCCCGACTTCTACGTTAGTTGGGCGTGGCAGCTCGAAAGTGCTGGTAATTTTAAGAAGGCCGAAAAGGTCTTCAATCAGGGCCTGAAGCGGGTTGACCCCAAGGACGGGGCCCGCGAGCGGGTCGAGCGCCAGTACCACCTCTTCCAGGCCCGCGTGCTGCAACACACTTTGCAAGAGCCTCCGCCCGCCCAGGACCCGCCGCCACCCGCCACCGAAGAGCGCGCCGTCTTGGCCTCGTTGCGCGGTCACGGCAAAAGCCAGAAAGTGGGCTCACTCCGCATTGGGCCGGCCAAAATGTCCGACCGACCCGGACCATTGGCCTCGGGCCCGCCCGAAGAACCTCCACCCTCGAATAATGGACGGAAATTGCCTTTTGCCATTCACACG GACGAAAACGATCCCGCTGTCTCGAACTTCAATCAGCCCATCGTACCGTCGCACGCCACGGGCGAGAACTTGCCCTTCAAGAAGGATCAAAACCGCGAGAACGAGCTCAAGGCCGGAAAATGGACCCAAAAGGGCGGCGTGATTGGACGCAAATCCGAAGCCGTACCGTTAGACCAGATCGCGAGCAAGCCCGCCTTTGCCATTCACCAAGATGAGTGCGACCCGTTAGGCTCAGGCCCCGTCTCAGGCACCTCGTCGACCGCGACCTCAGGAGCCGTCAATCCTACCGATAGCCGCGTGCTATCCgtcaagaagaaggaggaccTCAACCATGGCGACATCCCGTTGGCCATCTTTGAGGATCCCGACCCGTCCAAGCATCCCATGTACTGCAAGCACTTGGTCTACCAAGGCGGCACAGAATTTAGTTTCGAGGAGTTGCGCGCTCTCAAATGGCGGAAACGTCGCCAAGAGCTCCAAGACGAAGCCGTGGCCCTGGAGGAACGACGACGCATCCTCCAAGAGATCGAGGCCCAACGTATCGCCTTGAAAGAGGAGCAAGAGAGCTTCCAACGTATGCAAGAGCAGTCCCGCCATCAGCAACGGGAACGTGAACTCGAGCTCAAACGATGGCAGGAAACCGTCCAGAGCCAAGAGCAGGAGTTCAAGGACAGCCAAACCAAGGCCATGGAGCGGCAGCAGATGGAGATCCAGCTCTTGAAGGACACCCTCGAGCGACAACAGATCGAGTTCCGGCGATCTCAGGAGGAGATGATGCGCTCTCTGCAGGCCAATAAGACGGCTGAGCAGAAGATCTGGAACGAATCCATGGTCAAGAAGGTCAAGAGCACGGCTGATggatcgtcgtcatcgtcaaTTCGCCATGAGGATCCCAAGACAGTCCCCACGGAATCCACATCATCCTGCTCTGCCTCGCTTTTGGATGACACGGCCAGTTTGGTGAACGCCAATCCCCTG GGTAAAAGATCGTCGGGTGGGGCCGTTGAGAAATCTCGCTCTCATCATCAACCTCATGAAACTAATAAGGATGGTGTGAATCGCTTAAATTCGCAACGTACACCTCCACGAGAGTCGTCGGAGAATTCGGCGGCCAATGCCTTTGTCCAACCATCGCCCACCATCAACACCAAAGAGGCGTTCAACTTGATGAAGCAGATGTGGGGCAATCCCACGCCTCAACCGCCCACCTTGATTCAATCGGACAAAGAGTCGCCTTTCcggaaaaaggccaagaccTCGTTCCCCATCTACACGGACGAAAACGTCCAAATGCCGCCACCGCCGTCCAGTTCGACCCGCACCAAATCGTCTTCCGGCACGCCTTTTCCCATCTTTGTCGAAGAGGCCACGCCCACGTCATCTGCCTCCGCCTCATCCACAGCCAAATCGAAAACCGATTTCCGCGTGTACACGGACGAAAATGCCCCGATGTCCAGTGGAATCAAAGTGAAACCCACTTTCCCGGGCttccaaagccaaaaagtGGACCCGGAATGCAAGGAGAACATCCCGCCCCCGGGAACGGAATTGCCGGCTGTGCCTTCGGAAATGCGCGAGAAGGCCGGCATCCTCCAACTGGCCAAGAATGTTCCTTTCATTCCGTTGGACATCCAGGAGGAGCAAGCTCTCCAAGAAGATCAAGAGGATAGCGGCAACGACCAGGACGACCACGACCAGGAAAAAGGTCCAAGAAGTCCCTTATCACTAGAGCGCTTGCcgcctcgtcctcctcctcctcagtcATCATCCAACAATCATAAACTAGCCTCGAATCCCAATATGACCCTAGCCCTGCCCACCATGGAGGCTTTCGAGGAGATGGCTCAAAGGGTGTCCACGCCCTATCATGGTCGCCATTACACGCCCACGCACGAGGACGATGATGGCGACACTTGTGCCGTGGAGATCGTGTTCAAGAAGCCAGCCGACAAGAAACCCGCCGCCCAGGTCGAATCCTCCAAATCAATCCCCTCTCCCGATCAGACCCAAGGCAATGGAACGGCTCCTTCAGAGCCAGAACCCACCCAACCACCGCCCATCAATCCCCTCTCACCCATCATGGAGACTTCGCGCGAACACAACTACAAGAGCTCGTCGTCTTCGGGCCAATCCATGATGATGGCCCATCAGTCCACCAACAAATCCCATTGGGGCAACACCAATCTGTTCCAACCCCGCGATGCCGGCCTCACCACCACACAACAACACATGAATGTCACAGATGCGCGAACCCCCGGAGGAGGGCTAGGCCTGCTCTCAAAATCGTCGGTCAAAGCCCACCCGGAAATGACCGTGTCCTCGGGCTACATTGCCGACAATAGCTCGGCTCGCACGCCAGGGTACCCGTTGAAAGCGGACAAGAAACCGCTGCTTACCCCGGTCCAGCCTCCCATCCAGACTCAAGCGTCCAAGCCCATGATGCTCAATCGATATCAAGgcgaggaggacgaggaggacgaagaggacgaagagaTGACGGGCTGTGTGAACATCCTGGCCCAGTTCAAGAAGGATGCCGGGATCGCCTCCACCTCCAAACCCGCGCAGCGCTCAATGCTGGACCATTCTAAAGCACCCACATCGCAagcgacgacgatgatgatgaatggtCGGTCCTTTGCTCAGGACAGTCTGAGAGAAGACGAGTCCATTTTGCGGGACGTCGAGAAGGCCTCGTTTTTAGTAGCTCCCCCCCAGTCCTCTCATCAACGATCTCATTTACCTACACCACAGACGCCGTCTCTAATGTTGAGCATGGCCTCATTTCGGAACGACAACGATGTGTCCGCGTTCCGCCCATCCAATTGTGGCCCAGAACTCGAAGTTAGTCCCGCTTTGGAAACTAGTCGCTCTTCGTCCAGCCCCGCCCCGAATTTGGATTTCACGGATTTGGGTCAAGACGTGGAGGTGACTGCTCCCGCCCCTAAACTCGAGGATACCCAACAGGCTGACGATTGCCGTCGCTCGACGGCTTTCTCAGGCGTGACTTCCCAATTGAAGACCTTGGACTTGAACGCCGTCCAGGATCCCTTTGACGAGGACTTGAAGCGGAGCCTGTTATCAAATCTGACCGTACCCGTGGCCAAACGGCACGGCTATTATCGCGTGTACTCACCCGTGCCTCAGATCAAGCCCAATCGGGAAGTCCAGATCGGCCACAACAGCTTCCTCGTGGGATCCTGTCAAGGCGAGGGATCCTACGGTAAAGTGTTCAAGGCCATGAAGAAGGAGGATGCCAATCCCAACGAGACCATTGCAGACATGGATGTGGTGCTGAAGGTGCAGAAACCGGCCTCCGAGTGGGAGTTCTACATTTGTTCCGAGATCCATCAGCGTCTCCGAGATTGCCACCAAGACCAGAATCGTTTCATGACCATCCCACGATGCTTCAATTTCGATGACGGCAGCGTTTTCGTGTCCGAGCACCAACAAGCCACTCTACTGGACGTGGTCAATGCCATGACCAATGGCTTGGCCAAATCCATGTTTGAGACCGTGGCATTGTATTACCTCCACGAGATGCTCACCATAGCCCAGCAGCTCCAGACAGTCCAAATCGTACATGGTGACATCAAACCGGACAATTTTCTGATCCCTGCCTT TCCATCCATTAATGAGGACGCTCAATCCGGAGCTGAGGTGTTTACAACCCAATCGAGATTGCCCACTTTACAATTGATCGATTACGGACGGAGCATCGACATGAGTCTCTTCCCCGTAGGCACAACCTTCACCGAGGTATTTCAAACCCAAGACCTGAGAACGCCCGAGATGCTCAGGGGGCGGCCATGGTCCTATCAG TTGGACTTCTTTGGCATCGCCTCCACGGCCCACGTTCTCCTCCATGGAAGCTATTTgaaattggcccaaaaatCCGATGACAACGCCTTTTTCGCGCCCCAAGCCCCGTTGAAAAG GTGGCACGATGGGGAGTTTTGGCGCGACTTCTTTGACGCCTTTCTGAACGTCCCCAGTGTAGCCGAGTTGCCGAACTTGCCGGAATGGCAATCACGAATCGCCGATCTGGTCTTCCGCAAGAAAATCCGCAACTTTTCCGAGGTCGTGAGCAACATGAGTTTGGCCATGCGTCGATAA